In Candidatus Polarisedimenticolia bacterium, the genomic window GCCGTCGTCCGCCGGAACGTCGCCCAGGTCAATGGCATCGAGATCGGCGCTACCGTCGATCGTCCACCGCGCTGACGGCCGCCGACCACGGGCAGTACGAGCCGACAGTCCCCAGCCAGTAGGCCTTGTTCGCCTCGATGTGGGAGGGCAGGCCGTCGCACAGCTCGATGGCGGCGTCGGCGAAGGAGACGTTCTGCGGATCGACGTGCCAGGTCCACTGCGGGTCGGAGGTCTGGCCGTCGAGGAGGGTGCCGAACACCGGGATCTGGCGCGCGCCGGTCGAGAGAAGCTCCTTCGCGCGGTCGATGAAGGGGCCGTTCGTGATCCAGGCGGTCAGCGATTCGTTGACGATGCGGAAGGTGATGTACGCGCCGCCGGTCTGCACGCCTCCCGGGCACGCGGCTGGAAGCGTCGCGTCGAGGAGGTCCCTAGGGTCGGGCGAGCCGCTGCCGTCGCCGAACGTGCCGTCGGCGCAGGCGTTCTCGGCGCGCACGAGGTAGTAGGTCGCCGACCCGGCCGGCGGGTCGGGGCGCGCGTCGGTGAGGGACGTCGCGGCGAGGCCGCGGGCCAAGGTGCACGCCGAGGCGAATCCGCCGTCCGGCCTGAGGGCCCTCGCGTCGCCCGTCACGACCGTGTAGGCGGTGGCCGGACCGGCGGTCGCCGCCTGGGTATCCCAGATCAGATCGGCCGGAGCGCCCCCCGCCGCGCGCAGCCGCGGGACCTCGAACGGCCTCGCGAAGGCCCCCGCATCCGAAGGGGCGCAGTCGCAGCGGTCGTCGGCCCGGTCGCCGTCGGCGTCCGGGAAGGCGCCGGCCTTGGGACCGAGCCGGTAGATCGCCCCGGAATTCAGGGCCACGACGTACAGCTTGCCGTCCGGGCCGTTCTCGAGGTCGGTGATCACCGGGAAGCCGCTCCCGAACAGGATCTCGGCCATCTCGTCCGAGCAGACCGCGCCGGCGTTGTTCGCCACGGTGTCCTGCAGGGCCGGCGAAGAGAACGTCAGGGCGTCGCGCGCGGCGTTCGGCCTGAAGCGGTAGAGCTGGCCGCAGTTGTTGTCCCCCACGAGCAGCGTGTGCAGCTGGCCGCAGCCGAGGATCGGGCTCGAGGGAAACACCGGGGCGGTCGGCGCGACCGGGACGTTCCACGAAAACTCGGGATCGCTGTAAGCCGACCCGGGAGCGACCCAGAGATCGGCCTGGCCCTGCGGATCGTCCACGTCCCGCCCCATGATCTGGTTCCAGCCGCTGTTGAAGCCGGGGGTGACCCGGTTCACCTCATCGAAGACGTTCGGCCCGTTCTCGGTGTCCCACAGGTCGCCGGTGAGCGGATCGAACGTCAGGCCGAAGGAGTTGCGCACGCCGTAGGCGAAGTACCGGTTCATCGGGTCGGACGGGTTGAGGGCGTTGTAGAACGGGTTGCCCGCGAGCCCCGCGCCGTTCGTGTCCACGCGGAAGATCACCCCGCTGTCGTCGGGATCGGGGCCGGTCGGAATGTTCTGCAGCTTGCCGTTCCGGTTCAGGTCGCCGATGACGACGTACAGGGCGCCGTCCGGTCCGAAGGCGATGACGCCGCCGTTGTGGTTCGGCCCCGACGTGACCGGCAGGTTCAGGATGAGCACCGGGTTGACCAGGGCGGTCCCGTTCCAGGTGTAGCGGTAGACGCGGTTCCCCAGGGGAATGGACGTGCTGGACGAGGTGTCCGCCCCGGTGGAGCTCTCCGTGTAATAAAGATAGACCTGGCGGTTGAGGACGAAATCGGGATCGACGGCGATGCCGAGCAGCCCCCGCTCGCTCAGGAAATGCACCGCCACATCGAGCACGAACCCGGGTTGCAGGACGCCCCCCACGATCCGCCGCACCTGCCCGTTCGCCTTCTGCAGCACCAGGATGTCGTCGTCGCCGATGAAGGCCATGCTCGTCGGCTGGGTCAGGCCGGTGGCGACGGTCTCGACCTGGAGCCCCGGGTCGTTGACCGTTTGCGCCTCGGCGGGGAAGACCGCCAGGACGGCTCCCGACAGAACGGCGACCGCCAGCACGGCGACCGGAAGGACGCCCGCGCCCGACACCGCGCGCGCGGAGGACATGTGCAGGCCTGGGGTCATGTAAGGACTATACGAGCGATCGTGCGGGGCGACAACAATTTGATTCGGGCTTTTGCTCCGACCTCCCGACCCCCCGGGGAGCCGGCGCGCCGGAAGGTTCGGACCCGGCGGCAGGATTCGGCGGCGGTTGACGGCGCCGCCATTTGGCACTATCATATATGCCAAATGGCATCCACCCACGCAAGAGAAGCCCGGAAGCTGGCGATGCTGCTGGGCGGCCGCAAGACCCTGGCGCACGCGGTCAGCGAGCCGGGAGATTTCCAGGACGCCATTCGCAAGGGGTTGCCATTCGGCACGTTCGAGGTCCTCATGCGCGTGCTTGGAATCCGCGCGCTGGATCTCGCGCGGCTCCTGGGTCTGGCGGCGCGGACGCTGGCCCGGAGAAAGTCCGGCGGCGAGCTGTCGCCCGCCGAATCGGATCGCCTCTATCGCATCGCGCGCCTCGCCCTGACGGCCGCCGAGGTGCTGGGGACCCCCGAGAAGGCCCGGGAGTGGCTGCATCGGAGGAACCGAGCGCTGGGGGGAATCACGCCGATCAGTTGTCTTGACACGGCTGTCGGTGAGCGGCAGGTCGAGGACCTGCTGGGGCGGATCGAGCATGGGATCTCCAGCTAGTGCGGGTCTGGCGAATCTGCCGTAAGGCGCATGCCGCCGACCCGCTCGGCGGGCGCGGTGGTCTGTACGCCCCAGGCCGATGGCACCAGCAGGGTGTCCGGATCGTCTACACCTCCGCTACCCTGTCGCTCGCGGCCCTCGAGCTGCTGGTCCACGTCGATCGGGACCTTCTGCCGTCCGATCTCGTCCAGATTGAAATCGACCTGCCGGACGACCTGCCGATGGAGCAGATCAAGGCGGGCAGGCTCCCTTCCGGCTGGAGGCGCTACCCGGCGCCTGCCGCGCTCCAGCGGATGGGCGCGGCCTTCATCGAGCGCGGGAAGACTGCCGTCCTCCGCGTTCCGTCCGCCGTCATCCCCGACGAGGACAACCTTCTGCTCAACTCCGCGCACCCGGCCATCGAACGGCTCAAGATCGCCGGCCGGCGGGCGTTCGTCCTGGATCCCCGGCTGGGAAAATAGGGAACTTTCAGGGGCTGGGCCTGTCCAATCCTCCGAGCCCGAGAATCGGGCCCCTATGGAGGTGGACGACCATGACCCGGATTGGCACCAGGTTCCCCATGACGCTTTTCGCCGCCGCCCTGTTCCTCGCGGCGGCGCTCCTTCCCGCCGGCGACGCTCTCGCCGTCGAACGCGGCGGGTACTCGATGGAAATCCTGATTGGCGGGAGGCCGGTTGACGAGTACGCCGCGCGGGGGACGACCTACGTCGAGGCCCTGAGGAGACGCGAGTACTCCGTGCGGCTGCGCAACCGGACCGCCGAGCGGATCGCCATCGCCCTCTCGGTCGACGGCCTCAACTCGATCGACGCCCGGACCACCACGGCCAGGGACGCCCGGAAATGGATCCTCGGCCCGTACGAGACGATCACCCTCGACGGCTGGCAGGTCTCCTCGGACACGGCCCGGAGGTTCTTCTTCACGACCGAGGACAAGTCGTACGGAAACTGGCTCGGGAAGACGAAGAATCTCGGCCTGGTCGCCGCGGCCGTGTTCCGCGAGAAGCGGCCGCCGATCTCGATCTACGGCGTCCCGCGCTACAACGAGCCGCGCTATGGCGACTCGCGCCTCCAGCGTGGGGAGGGCAGGTCCCGGGGGGATGAATCGAACAGCGCTCCGGCCCCGGCGGAACCGTCGGCCCCCATGGCCGATCCTAATCCCACGGGGGACACGGCGGGCTCGGTGATGGGGGGCATCGCCCAGCCGAAGAAGTCCGACGATCTCGCGGCGACCGGCATAGGGGAGGAGACCAGCCACCCGGTCCAGCAGGTCTACTTCGACTCCGAGGATGCACCGACAACCGTCCTCGAGCTGCGCTACGAGTATCGCGACAGCCTGGTCCGCCTGGGCGTCCTGCCGCCGTTCGACCCGTACGGAGACACGCTGTCACGGCGGGAGAGGGCGCGCGGGTTTGACGATTCGGGTTTCTCCCCGGATCCGTTTCGCCGACGGAATCGGTGAGGAGGCGCGCGCCCTCCCCGTGGACTGTACCGGCCCGGGGCGGCGGCCGATGAGGACGAGGGTGGTTTCCGCGTACGGCTGGGAGACTTCCTGAGTCTCCGGGTCGTACGCGGTCGTCGCGACAAAGGAATACGACGGACCGGGGCGGAAGAGACCGGACGATGGAATCAGGGTAGCTGACCACGGGGTGTCTCCGCTGCATGCCACCGGAATCGTGGAGGTGCCCTGCGTATCCCCGGCGAGGTCCTGGAACGCCGCGACGAAGAGGTCGAAGGTGATCGGCCGCGAGCAGATTGCCCTGCCACTGACCGTGGCGGTGCCGCGACGGACGTCCACCGTGCCCCGGGGATCGAGAGTGACCTGGACCTGGAGCGGGACCAGGCCGCGGACCGAGAAGACCAGGTTCCCCCCCGGGAAATAGGCGTTGAGAGAGCCGATCATGAAGTAGTAGGTCGTCCCCGCGAAAGCCGTGAACGAAATGCGGGGCAGCTCTCCATCGAGGGAATTGTCACAGGCGATCGGCCGGAGCGAGCCGCGAGCGCCGGTGAGTGCCGCCAGAGTCGGGCGGAAGTCGCTGCCGATCGTGTCGGCGACGATCCGCACGTCCGTCGAGGGCGTGAACGCATACCATACCGTATACGCCGCGTAGGTGCACGGCAGGTACGGGAAGGACGGATCGTCGGGCGCCGTCGTGGCGCGCAGCGTGTTCACGCTGTCGCCGAACGGCAGGGCCCCGATCGCCGTCGCGGCGTCGAAGTCGTCGTTCTGCGGCACAGGGGGAGCGACCCAGGCCGAAATGGTGAGCGGCACTCCCGGCTGGGAGATCCCGGCCATGAGGTAATAGGTCACGCCCGCGCTCGCTGGAAAAGTGATCATGCCCTGGGACAGGCACGCCAGCCGGGTCAAGGCGCCGCGCGGGCCGGTGAAGGCGCCCAGCGTGACGTACGGCGTGCCGCTGCCGGCGCTGTCGACGTTCACCGTCACGTCCTCTGACGGTGTGAAGGAGTACCAGACGGTCGCCGCGCCGGAGTACCCGCAGTCCGGATCGTCGGGCGCGCGCGTCGCCCAGAACCGATCGAGGGTGGCGGTGGACGGCAGATCGCCCAGAGGGGCCGCGTGGTCGAGGTCGTCGTTGGCGGCGTACACGGTGAAATCGGTCGCCATCGCGTCGAGGGCACCCAGAGAATCCTCCGCCTCGAACGTCACCCGGCTCGGGCCGAGCTGTCCGGGCCCGGGGGTCCATTCCAGCCGCCCCGTCCCTTCCCCCTCCTCCGTGAACACGGCGCCGTCCTGAAGTCCGGTGGCGCGCAGGATGGGCGGGAGGCCCTCGGCCGTGAACCCGGCGACCGGCACCATCAGGCGCTCGCCCGAGCGGGTCTCGATCCGGCCTGGGGCCCGCATCCAGACGAGAGGATCGGCATTGAACCGGACCTCTCCGCGCAGGGAGGCCTGGCCGCCGCAGTACTGTTCGAAGGAAGCCCAGAATGATCGGATGTAGCCGAATGGCCCGTAGTCGGCCTGATGGACCTCGAACCTGCCGGTCCCCGCGCTGCATCCGTGGCCGGACCCCGAAATGGACATTCCGGCCTGCCCGGGTCCCTGAAAGTAGACCCCCGCCACGTTCTCGTAGACACCTGGATCCGGCAGGCGTCCGTCGGGGCCCGCGAACTGCAGTTGCCAGTTGATGCGACTGGACCGGAAAGAGAGGACGGCGATCGAGAGCGGAGTATTGCTGAAGACGAGGGTCCGGCCGATCATCTCGGCGTCCGCGGTCGTGTAGATGAATCGGCTTCCACCGGTGACGGGATCTCCCGGGGTGCTCTCGATCACCAGGGACGTGACGCCGCCGACGCGGATTCGGGTGGTCGCCGCGGCGGCCTGGATCCCGTCGGCGCGGAAGGGCACGTCGTATTGGCCCGCCTGGAGGTAAGTCGGGGTCCAGGACAGATTCGCCGAGCCGTCGCGCATGTCCGTGAACTCCGCGCCAACCGGCAGGCCGGTCGCGGTGAGGTTGGGAGGGGCGGAGGAGAATCCGTCCGTGCCCACCGATACGGTCAGCGGGCGCGTGCGCTCGACGTCGGCGGTGATCGGGACGCTCACCGCCGGGACCGTCTCCACGTTGAACCGGACCTCCCCCCGCTTTTCGCCGGAGAACAGCTCGCAGCTCTGCTCGAAGGTGGCCCAGAAGGAGGTGAGCGCGCCTCCGCTCACCGTCATCTGCCTGATCTCGAACGCGCCGGTCAACCTGTCGCAGTCGAGGCTGCCCCCGCTGATCCACAGACCGGGCTGGCCGGGCCAGCGATATCCCGCGCGCGCGGCTTCGTAGTACACGCCGGGAGCGAGCGACTGGCCGTCCGGCGGCCTGAATTCCAGCCACCAGGACGGCTGGAGGAGATCGTTCGGCCTGAAGGTGATGATCACGCCACCCGATCCGCCTCCGCCGGTGAATCGCCCCTCCGTGGGAGTCAGCAGGAACGATCGATCGGCATTGACGTAGTCCCGGGAGTGCGTCTCCAGGCGGATGGACGTCTCGGCGGCTTCGGCTGTCCAGGCGGCCGCCGTCCCGATCGCCATGGCCAGCACACAGACTCCGACCGAAGTCGCGCCCCAACGGTGCACCAGGGTCATGAGGGTCCTCCGCGTGGTGGCCAGGAATCT contains:
- a CDS encoding PQQ-dependent sugar dehydrogenase, which codes for MTPGLHMSSARAVSGAGVLPVAVLAVAVLSGAVLAVFPAEAQTVNDPGLQVETVATGLTQPTSMAFIGDDDILVLQKANGQVRRIVGGVLQPGFVLDVAVHFLSERGLLGIAVDPDFVLNRQVYLYYTESSTGADTSSSTSIPLGNRVYRYTWNGTALVNPVLILNLPVTSGPNHNGGVIAFGPDGALYVVIGDLNRNGKLQNIPTGPDPDDSGVIFRVDTNGAGLAGNPFYNALNPSDPMNRYFAYGVRNSFGLTFDPLTGDLWDTENGPNVFDEVNRVTPGFNSGWNQIMGRDVDDPQGQADLWVAPGSAYSDPEFSWNVPVAPTAPVFPSSPILGCGQLHTLLVGDNNCGQLYRFRPNAARDALTFSSPALQDTVANNAGAVCSDEMAEILFGSGFPVITDLENGPDGKLYVVALNSGAIYRLGPKAGAFPDADGDRADDRCDCAPSDAGAFARPFEVPRLRAAGGAPADLIWDTQAATAGPATAYTVVTGDARALRPDGGFASACTLARGLAATSLTDARPDPPAGSATYYLVRAENACADGTFGDGSGSPDPRDLLDATLPAACPGGVQTGGAYITFRIVNESLTAWITNGPFIDRAKELLSTGARQIPVFGTLLDGQTSDPQWTWHVDPQNVSFADAAIELCDGLPSHIEANKAYWLGTVGSYCPWSAAVSAVDDRR
- a CDS encoding antitoxin Xre/MbcA/ParS toxin-binding domain-containing protein, with the protein product MASTHAREARKLAMLLGGRKTLAHAVSEPGDFQDAIRKGLPFGTFEVLMRVLGIRALDLARLLGLAARTLARRKSGGELSPAESDRLYRIARLALTAAEVLGTPEKAREWLHRRNRALGGITPISCLDTAVGERQVEDLLGRIEHGISS
- a CDS encoding RES family NAD+ phosphorylase, encoding MRVWRICRKAHAADPLGGRGGLYAPGRWHQQGVRIVYTSATLSLAALELLVHVDRDLLPSDLVQIEIDLPDDLPMEQIKAGRLPSGWRRYPAPAALQRMGAAFIERGKTAVLRVPSAVIPDEDNLLLNSAHPAIERLKIAGRRAFVLDPRLGK